The Thalassotalea agarivorans region GGCGCCGTCATTGGTGCGGGTGTTGGCGGAGCTGCTGGCGCTGGTATTGGCTATTACATGGACGTTCAAGAAGCAAAGCTTAAAGAAAAGCTAAAAGGGAGCGGCGTCAGCGTAAGCCGCAATGGCGATCAAATCGTATTGAATATGCCAAACGCACTTACCTTTAACGTTAATGGTACAACGCTTTCACAAAAGGCAATTGATGTAATAGAAAGTATCGCTCTTGTAGCTGACGAGTATGACGAAACCAAACTTATTGTGATCGGGCATACCGATGCTACAGGTGGCAACGAATACAATTTAAACTTATCAGAAGTGCGCGCCATGCGCGTCGCGGATCAACTACGCAAAACAGTAAGCGCTAAAAGAATAGACAGTTTTGGTATGGGTGAACGCACACCTATAGCAACCAATGACACTGAGTCTGGGCGTGCACAAAATCGCCGTGTAGAAGTAACACTTCGACCGATGTAATAAAAAAGCGGGCATTAGCCCGCTTTTTTCCCCCACTTTTATCTATTCTACAGTTACTGATTTCGCTAAGTTACGCGGCTGATCAACATCTGTGCCTTTGATAATAGCGACATAGTAAGACAACAGTTGCAATGGCAAGGTATACACGATCGGTGCAACGATGTGATCACAATGTGG contains the following coding sequences:
- a CDS encoding OmpA family protein yields the protein MIKISKISVLISSIFLTTACQTTNPYTGEQEQSNATTGAIVGAVTGAIIGATTSSKKDRVKGAVIGAGVGGAAGAGIGYYMDVQEAKLKEKLKGSGVSVSRNGDQIVLNMPNALTFNVNGTTLSQKAIDVIESIALVADEYDETKLIVIGHTDATGGNEYNLNLSEVRAMRVADQLRKTVSAKRIDSFGMGERTPIATNDTESGRAQNRRVEVTLRPM